Proteins encoded by one window of Arachis hypogaea cultivar Tifrunner chromosome 1, arahy.Tifrunner.gnm2.J5K5, whole genome shotgun sequence:
- the LOC112803263 gene encoding uncharacterized protein has translation MTYYENDGGIGGGGRREEVVPDLAITVQADENNGDYLKLKNGPNGDDSAVGAVVVESPAPARRSAVCYWAKMVLLFLCLGFLAVVVLKWVGPYFIDKEIIPVINWETKTFSTPVLTVLLFASVALFPTILLPSTPSMWVAGMTFGYGFGFLLIISAAAIGVSLPFFIGSTFNHKIEGWLEKYPKKASILRSAGGGSWFHQFRAVALIRISPFPYIIYNYCAVATNVKYGPYIIGSLVGMVPEIFVAIYTGILIRTLADASNEKQSLSAEQIILNVVGFCATVATTIIITVYAKRRLKELQTEEEPLLQ, from the exons ATGACTTATTACGAGAATGACGGTGGTATTGGTGGGGGTGGTCGGAGAGAGGAGGTGGTGCCGGACCTCGCAATCACAGTCCAAGCTGATGAAAACAATGGGGACTATTTGAAACTGAAGAACGGTCCTAACGGCGATGATTCTGCGGTAGGTGCTGTCGTGGTGGAGTCTCCGGCTCCGGCGAGAAGATCCGCCGTGTGTTATTGGGCGAAAATGGTGTTGTTGTTTCTGTGCCTTGGGTTTTTGGCTGTTGTTGTGCTCAAGTGGGTTGGACCCTATTTCATAGACAAG GAGATTATTCCAGTGATAAATTGGGAGACTAAGACATTCAGTACTCCAGTGCTAACTGTGCTGCTGTTTGCTTCTGTTGCACTCTTCCCAACCATACTCTTGCCATCAACACCTTCTATGTGGGTTGCTGGGATGACATTTGGTTATGGCTTTGGATTCTTGCTAATTATATCAGCAGCTGCAATCGGTGTATCGCTTCCTTTCTTCATCGGCTCAACCTTCAATCATAAAATTGAA GGGTGGCTGGAAAAGTATCCAAAGAAAGCCTCTATTCTAAGATCTGCTGGTGGAGGAAGTTGGTTCCATCAGTTTCGGGCAGTTGCCTTGATCAGAATTTCTCCATTCCCGTACATAATCTACAACTATTGTGCTGTGGCAACAAATGTTAAGTACGGGCCTTACATAATTGGATCCTTGGTAGGAATGGTGCCAGAAATATTTGTTGCAATCTATAC GGGAATTCTAATTCGAACTCTGGCTGATGCTTCAAATGAAAAGCAATCCTTATCTGCAGAGCAAATCATTCTGAATGTTGTTGGCTTCTGTGCAACTGTGGCTACAACGATCATTATAACAGTTTATGCTAAGAGACGACTCAAGGAGTTACAAACGGAGGAAGAACCCTTGTTGCAATAG